One window of Sporosarcina sp. 6E9 genomic DNA carries:
- the hutH gene encoding histidine ammonia-lyase, whose product MINLTGSTLNLEQLKAILYQASVVSLDEKALERVHKSRLAVEKIVREDRTVYGINTGFGKFSDVSIDEKDTKALQLHLIRSHACGVGDAFPEIVSRAMVVLRLNALLKGFSGIRKEVLERFAYMLNHQIHPVIPQQGSLGASGDLAPLAHLALVLLGEGFVWQGDEHVPASDIWKKHKLEPIVLEAKEGLALINGTQAMTAQGVINYLEAESLAIDSEWIAAMTMEALHGITDAFHPAIHEARGYPEQVDVAKRMLDLLEGSQLTTVQGEKRVQDAYSIRCIPQVHGASWQVLNYVKEKLEIEMNAATDNPLIFDDGDTVVSGGNFHGQPIAFAMDFLKIGIAELANISERRIERLVNPQLNEGLPPFLSPEPGLQSGAMILQYSAASLVSENKTLAHPASVDSIPSSGNQEDHVSMGTIGARHAQSIIKNTRNVLAIEALCALTGCAIRGKESMAAKTRTQFEKLLKVVAPIEEDRIFTPDIVAIEQLLKKNSTN is encoded by the coding sequence ATGATTAATTTAACAGGGTCAACACTTAATCTTGAACAATTGAAAGCAATTTTATATCAAGCGTCTGTTGTTTCATTAGACGAAAAAGCGCTTGAACGCGTCCACAAGAGCCGACTGGCTGTTGAAAAAATCGTACGGGAAGACCGGACCGTTTACGGCATCAATACAGGTTTCGGGAAATTCAGCGATGTCAGCATCGATGAAAAAGATACGAAGGCGTTGCAACTTCATCTCATTCGGTCGCATGCTTGCGGAGTAGGGGATGCATTCCCGGAAATTGTTTCACGCGCAATGGTCGTACTCCGACTAAATGCATTATTGAAAGGGTTTTCGGGGATACGAAAAGAAGTATTAGAGCGTTTCGCCTATATGTTGAATCATCAAATTCACCCTGTCATTCCACAACAAGGATCATTAGGCGCGTCAGGTGATTTAGCACCGCTCGCCCATTTAGCACTTGTACTACTTGGGGAAGGCTTCGTTTGGCAAGGTGACGAGCATGTTCCAGCTTCCGATATATGGAAAAAACATAAGCTAGAACCAATTGTGCTGGAAGCGAAAGAAGGGCTAGCACTCATTAATGGAACGCAAGCAATGACTGCCCAAGGCGTTATCAATTATTTGGAGGCAGAATCACTCGCTATCGACAGTGAATGGATTGCAGCCATGACAATGGAAGCTTTACACGGAATAACAGATGCTTTCCATCCAGCTATTCATGAAGCACGTGGGTACCCTGAACAAGTTGACGTTGCAAAAAGAATGCTAGATTTGTTGGAAGGTAGTCAATTAACGACAGTCCAAGGTGAAAAACGTGTGCAAGATGCTTACTCGATTCGATGTATCCCACAAGTGCACGGCGCAAGTTGGCAAGTGTTAAATTACGTGAAAGAAAAGTTGGAAATCGAAATGAATGCAGCGACAGATAATCCGCTTATTTTCGATGATGGGGACACGGTTGTTTCAGGTGGGAACTTCCACGGACAACCCATTGCCTTCGCGATGGATTTTCTAAAAATCGGCATAGCGGAACTCGCAAATATTTCAGAACGTCGCATTGAGCGACTAGTTAATCCACAACTTAATGAAGGATTACCACCATTTCTCAGCCCAGAACCAGGTTTACAATCTGGGGCCATGATTTTACAATACTCCGCAGCAAGCCTAGTTTCGGAAAATAAAACACTTGCACATCCAGCGTCCGTGGATTCAATTCCCTCGTCTGGAAATCAAGAAGATCATGTTTCAATGGGAACAATCGGCGCAAGACACGCACAGTCGATAATCAAAAACACGAGAAATGTTTTAGCTATCGAGGCGCTATGCGCATTAACGGGCTGCGCGATTCGTGGGAAAGAATCAATGGCTGCCAAGACACGTACACAGTTCGAAAAACTACTAAAAGTCGTAGCCCCTATCGAAGAAGATCGTATATTCACACCAGATATCGTAGCAATTGAACAACTTCTTAAAAAGAATTCTACTAATTAA
- a CDS encoding YrvL family regulatory protein yields the protein MLQFRDKIIIGVAMTLLVAVSIGIVFGGIIFGLAGFFSLIGVSYESIGSLLLFIFFTFLVGIFFEIIEQVTLFFITRANLPSKEKWVWIALIKLILSWIVIYIVNELMTTVVLSGLAVFLTALLIVSIDIVFDDKKEAVNNN from the coding sequence GTGTTGCAATTTAGGGATAAGATTATTATTGGGGTGGCTATGACTCTACTGGTTGCAGTATCGATTGGTATAGTTTTTGGTGGAATTATTTTTGGTCTAGCAGGTTTTTTCTCTTTGATTGGTGTTTCTTATGAATCAATTGGATCTTTACTGCTATTCATATTCTTTACTTTTTTGGTTGGCATTTTCTTTGAAATAATAGAGCAGGTCACGTTATTTTTTATAACGAGAGCAAATCTACCTAGTAAAGAAAAATGGGTTTGGATAGCTCTTATTAAATTAATCCTAAGCTGGATTGTTATATATATTGTTAATGAATTAATGACAACAGTAGTTTTATCAGGCTTAGCAGTATTTTTAACAGCACTTCTTATAGTCAGCATTGACATAGTGTTTGATGATAAAAAAGAGGCAGTAAATAATAATTAG
- a CDS encoding DUF4179 domain-containing protein yields MFRKEEAKLEKWKNDIEQIKVADDLLEDAIKKGFQRAQNTRPVKRQRLYVKRGIWSIVVAAILFLTLVTSIRVSPVMANAVASIPGMEKFVEFIRDDKGLASAIENEYYQELNISTEKDGVTLTLDGVLADEFEMVLFYTIKGAGKNEQFQLSKSDVTDNQGRNFRMTLGSETNLDADAKGSDQTAKITIRFKEDITLNEHEFIFKTTAESEQRSVDFSIPFAVDKVRAPTTRYSLNETFLIDGQKIIVKQIEVSPLKVAIHISEDPANTKKVFGFEDLRLVDEKGETWTSINNGVTKSGTENENANIYYLQSNYFEEPNSLYLQFNKLMAMDKEEAFILIDTDNEEILQQPKDNRFSKLTVNGRFINIELRGEEGYHYHPFSTITDASGKEFVIISSGFSHNSHEHIELSLELPDDVFENPIKLNLDGYPTYIEGKAKIKIK; encoded by the coding sequence GTGTTTAGAAAAGAAGAGGCAAAATTAGAAAAGTGGAAGAATGATATTGAACAAATAAAAGTCGCGGATGATTTATTGGAAGATGCGATTAAAAAAGGATTTCAGCGTGCGCAAAATACTCGTCCTGTGAAACGACAACGTTTATATGTCAAACGTGGAATCTGGTCGATTGTTGTTGCTGCTATTCTTTTCTTAACATTAGTAACCTCTATCCGTGTTTCTCCGGTAATGGCTAATGCAGTAGCCTCAATTCCTGGAATGGAAAAGTTTGTGGAATTTATTCGCGATGATAAAGGGTTGGCAAGTGCGATTGAAAACGAATATTATCAGGAACTAAATATTTCAACTGAAAAAGACGGTGTAACGCTAACGCTTGATGGTGTATTGGCGGATGAATTTGAAATGGTACTATTCTACACAATAAAGGGAGCCGGAAAAAATGAACAATTTCAATTAAGTAAATCAGATGTAACAGATAACCAGGGAAGGAATTTCAGGATGACCCTAGGTTCGGAAACGAACTTAGACGCTGATGCAAAAGGTTCCGATCAAACGGCAAAGATCACGATTCGATTTAAAGAAGACATTACCTTGAATGAGCACGAGTTTATTTTTAAAACAACTGCAGAGTCTGAACAAAGATCAGTTGATTTCAGTATTCCTTTCGCAGTGGATAAAGTGAGAGCGCCTACTACTCGTTACTCGTTGAACGAAACATTTTTAATTGATGGGCAAAAAATTATAGTAAAGCAAATTGAAGTGTCACCTTTAAAAGTAGCCATCCATATCAGTGAAGATCCAGCAAATACAAAGAAGGTTTTCGGCTTTGAAGATTTACGATTAGTCGATGAAAAAGGTGAAACATGGACCTCTATTAATAATGGAGTTACGAAATCTGGTACAGAAAATGAGAATGCGAATATATATTATTTGCAAAGCAATTACTTTGAAGAACCTAATTCGCTGTATCTTCAATTCAATAAATTAATGGCGATGGATAAGGAGGAAGCATTTATCCTAATCGATACTGACAATGAAGAAATTTTACAACAACCAAAAGATAATCGATTTAGCAAATTAACAGTGAACGGAAGATTTATTAATATTGAATTGCGCGGAGAAGAAGGCTATCACTATCATCCTTTTTCGACGATAACGGATGCGTCTGGGAAGGAGTTTGTTATAATTTCTAGTGGTTTTTCTCACAATTCTCATGAACATATCGAATTATCGCTTGAGTTACCCGATGATGTTTTTGAAAATCCAATTAAATTGAATTTAGATGGCTATCCAACCTATATTGAGGGGAAAGCGAAAATTAAAATTAAATAA
- a CDS encoding DUF1871 family protein has protein sequence MNHYQIVKEVINEWDPMHLLRYTSEDEYDPEIRLIVSALPTASVEKLALVIHQVFEKMFSRSGAPSINNCYPSALNIWNKIYNNKFPNLKNLN, from the coding sequence ATGAACCACTACCAAATTGTAAAAGAAGTAATTAATGAATGGGACCCGATGCACCTTTTACGTTACACATCTGAGGATGAATATGATCCAGAAATAAGACTTATTGTATCGGCATTACCAACTGCATCTGTTGAAAAGTTAGCTTTAGTGATACATCAGGTCTTTGAAAAAATGTTTTCGAGGAGTGGAGCACCTTCGATTAATAATTGTTATCCCAGTGCATTAAATATATGGAACAAAATTTATAATAATAAATTCCCGAATTTAAAAAATCTAAATTAA
- the hutU gene encoding urocanate hydratase: MGKASEKIIRYRGPELNTKGWQQEAALRMLMNNLDEEVAEHPDELVVYGGIGKAARNWASFDAIVRSLKELENDETLLVQSGKPVAIFKSHTDAPKVLIANSNLVPAYANWETFHELDKKGLMMYGQMTAGSWIYIGSQGIVQGTYETFAELAKQHFGESLKGTITLTAGLGGMGGAQPLAVTMAGGVCIGIEVDETRIDRRIETRYTDVKTDSLDEAIRLAEEAKASGKALSIGLLGNASDILPEMIARGFIPDVLTDQTSAHDPLNGYIPSGMSLEDAAKLRNENPKEYVKKSKASMASHVESMLAMMDLGAITFDYGNNIRQVAKDEGVSRAFDFPGFVPAYIRPQFCEGKGPFRWVALSGDPEDIYKTDEVILREFSDNKHLCNWIRMAQKKIEFQGLPSRICWLGYGERARFGKIINDMVASGELKAPIVIGRDHLDSGSVASPNRETESMKDGSDAVADWPILNAMINAVGGATWVSVHHGGGVGMGYSIHAGMVIVADGTKEAEARIERVLTTDPGMGIVRHVDAGYDLAEKTAREKGVNIPMMAKGVEQK; encoded by the coding sequence ATGGGGAAAGCATCTGAAAAAATAATTAGGTACCGGGGTCCTGAATTGAATACGAAGGGATGGCAACAAGAAGCGGCACTTCGCATGTTGATGAATAATCTAGACGAAGAAGTCGCTGAACATCCAGATGAACTTGTCGTTTACGGCGGAATTGGAAAAGCGGCACGCAATTGGGCGTCGTTTGATGCAATCGTTCGTTCACTGAAAGAACTTGAAAATGATGAAACTTTACTTGTACAATCTGGCAAGCCGGTTGCGATATTCAAATCACATACTGATGCACCAAAAGTATTAATCGCAAACTCGAATCTCGTTCCCGCGTATGCGAATTGGGAAACATTCCATGAGCTCGATAAAAAAGGCTTAATGATGTACGGACAAATGACCGCGGGAAGCTGGATCTATATCGGTTCTCAAGGAATTGTACAAGGAACTTATGAAACGTTTGCTGAACTCGCGAAACAACATTTCGGTGAGTCGCTAAAAGGAACGATTACATTAACTGCCGGCCTCGGTGGTATGGGCGGAGCGCAACCACTCGCGGTTACAATGGCAGGCGGCGTTTGTATCGGTATAGAAGTCGATGAAACACGGATTGACCGCCGCATCGAAACGCGCTACACGGATGTGAAAACGGACTCTTTAGATGAAGCGATTCGTTTAGCGGAGGAAGCTAAAGCCAGTGGGAAAGCGTTGTCGATTGGTCTTTTGGGGAATGCCTCAGATATTTTACCTGAAATGATTGCCCGTGGTTTCATTCCAGACGTACTTACAGATCAAACATCAGCACATGATCCATTAAACGGCTATATTCCGTCTGGCATGTCGCTGGAAGATGCAGCAAAACTTCGCAATGAAAATCCCAAAGAATATGTAAAGAAGTCAAAAGCTTCCATGGCCAGTCACGTTGAGTCGATGCTTGCAATGATGGACCTGGGTGCCATCACATTTGACTACGGCAATAATATTCGCCAAGTCGCAAAAGATGAAGGCGTTTCACGCGCATTCGATTTTCCAGGATTTGTTCCCGCGTATATACGTCCGCAGTTTTGTGAGGGCAAAGGACCGTTTCGTTGGGTTGCATTATCGGGTGATCCCGAAGACATTTATAAAACAGATGAAGTCATTTTACGCGAATTCAGCGATAACAAACATTTATGCAATTGGATTCGCATGGCGCAGAAGAAAATCGAATTCCAAGGACTGCCTTCCAGAATTTGTTGGCTTGGGTACGGCGAACGTGCTCGTTTCGGAAAAATTATTAACGACATGGTCGCTTCGGGCGAATTAAAAGCACCGATTGTTATCGGACGCGATCATCTTGACTCGGGTTCAGTCGCATCGCCAAACCGTGAAACGGAGTCTATGAAAGACGGTTCAGACGCAGTTGCCGACTGGCCGATTTTAAATGCAATGATCAACGCGGTCGGTGGGGCAACATGGGTTTCTGTTCATCACGGTGGCGGTGTCGGCATGGGCTATTCCATTCATGCAGGCATGGTCATCGTTGCAGATGGAACGAAAGAAGCGGAAGCACGAATTGAACGTGTATTGACAACTGATCCTGGAATGGGGATTGTTCGCCATGTTGATGCGGGGTATGATCTTGCAGAAAAAACAGCACGCGAAAAAGGCGTCAACATTCCGATGATGGCTAAAGGAGTGGAACAAAAATGA
- a CDS encoding 3-hydroxyacyl-CoA dehydrogenase/enoyl-CoA hydratase family protein has protein sequence MAYQIKKAAVLGSGVMGSGIAAHLANIGIPVLLLDIVPKELTEEEKAKGLTLEDNQVRNKIASSALQKLLKQKPAPLTTKSNLSLIEAGNLEDDLEKLKDVDWIVEVIVENLDIKKELYEKVDAVRKPGTIISSNTSGISIEAMKDERSEDFQKHFLGTHFFNPPRYLKLLEVIPASTTAPEVVDFMVQFGENTLGKGVVIAKDTPNFIANRIGTYGLLVTLQEMEARGFSIGEVDSVTGTLIGRPKSATFRTLDVVGLDTFMHVAKNVYDQTEGEEQKVFELPAFMKKMIDNGWLGAKTKQGFYVKKDREILELDPETFEYSKAKKMKTPSIEMAKQQKGLVNRVKTLVYAKDRTGEILWNILAPTLRYSAELHGEIADDIVAIDNAMKWGFGWQQGPFEIWDAIGVAKSVEKMKEEGAEVPAFVQRLLDQNYESFYKEEDGELYYFDGDGYKPVPVNEKVIDLKRYKKKHGVIKKNSGASLIDLGDGIALLEFHSQSNAIGLDILQMINFAVDEVEKNYKGLVIGNQGRNFCVGANLGLILMEAQDDNIFELDFVVRTFQNAMMKIKYSTKPVVAAPFAMTLGGGAEVCLPAAHIQATTETYMGLVEPGVGLIPGGGGNVGLYTKHLKGLPNGVEVDYQNIANKVFETIAMAKVSTSADEARDNNFMNFADGISVNADHQLHDAKQVALSLYENGYQAPKREKIPVTGDSGYATLLLGAEAMFLSGYISEHDLKIAKKLAFVLAGGKVPFGTLVDEQYLLDLEREAFLSLVAEPKSQQRMQHMLVKGKPLRN, from the coding sequence GTGGCTTATCAAATTAAAAAAGCAGCAGTATTAGGTTCAGGTGTGATGGGTTCAGGAATTGCAGCCCATCTCGCAAACATCGGTATCCCAGTACTATTATTGGATATCGTTCCAAAAGAATTGACAGAAGAAGAGAAAGCGAAAGGGCTGACTCTCGAAGATAACCAAGTCCGAAATAAAATTGCATCAAGCGCATTGCAAAAACTACTCAAACAAAAACCTGCGCCACTCACCACTAAAAGTAACTTATCGTTAATCGAAGCAGGGAACTTAGAAGACGATCTTGAAAAATTAAAAGATGTTGACTGGATTGTCGAAGTAATTGTCGAGAACCTAGACATTAAAAAAGAATTATACGAAAAAGTGGATGCTGTGCGTAAGCCTGGCACAATTATTTCGTCAAATACATCGGGCATTAGTATTGAAGCGATGAAGGATGAGCGTTCAGAAGATTTCCAGAAACATTTCTTAGGAACACATTTCTTTAATCCACCTCGTTATTTAAAACTACTCGAGGTGATTCCGGCCAGTACGACAGCGCCAGAAGTGGTAGATTTCATGGTTCAATTTGGTGAAAACACATTAGGTAAAGGCGTTGTCATTGCCAAAGATACACCGAACTTTATTGCCAACCGAATTGGAACTTATGGGCTACTGGTCACCCTTCAAGAAATGGAAGCACGCGGATTTTCAATCGGCGAAGTCGACTCTGTAACGGGTACACTAATCGGTCGTCCGAAATCGGCAACATTCCGAACGCTTGATGTAGTCGGTCTGGACACATTTATGCATGTTGCCAAAAACGTTTACGACCAAACAGAAGGTGAAGAACAAAAAGTATTTGAATTGCCGGCGTTTATGAAGAAAATGATTGATAACGGATGGCTCGGCGCGAAAACGAAACAAGGTTTCTATGTGAAGAAAGATAGAGAAATCTTGGAACTCGATCCAGAAACTTTCGAGTACAGCAAGGCGAAGAAAATGAAAACGCCTTCAATTGAAATGGCGAAACAGCAAAAAGGGCTTGTAAATCGAGTGAAAACACTTGTCTATGCAAAAGACCGTACAGGCGAAATCCTATGGAATATTTTAGCACCTACACTTCGCTATTCAGCTGAACTACACGGTGAAATCGCGGATGATATCGTAGCAATCGATAATGCGATGAAATGGGGCTTCGGATGGCAACAAGGACCATTTGAAATATGGGATGCAATCGGGGTCGCTAAATCTGTAGAAAAGATGAAAGAAGAAGGTGCTGAGGTACCTGCTTTTGTTCAACGTTTGTTAGATCAAAACTATGAATCTTTCTATAAAGAAGAAGACGGTGAACTGTATTACTTCGACGGAGATGGCTATAAACCCGTTCCTGTTAATGAAAAAGTGATTGATTTGAAACGTTATAAGAAAAAACACGGGGTCATTAAGAAAAATTCAGGTGCTAGTTTAATAGACCTTGGCGATGGCATCGCACTACTCGAATTTCATTCGCAATCGAATGCGATTGGGTTAGATATTTTGCAAATGATTAACTTTGCAGTTGATGAAGTAGAAAAGAATTATAAAGGGCTTGTGATCGGCAACCAGGGAAGAAATTTCTGTGTCGGTGCGAATCTTGGCCTAATCTTAATGGAAGCACAAGATGACAATATTTTTGAATTGGATTTCGTCGTTCGAACTTTCCAAAACGCGATGATGAAAATCAAATATTCAACGAAGCCAGTTGTTGCAGCACCGTTCGCGATGACACTGGGCGGTGGGGCCGAAGTTTGTCTTCCAGCGGCACATATTCAAGCGACAACTGAAACCTACATGGGGCTAGTTGAACCAGGCGTTGGTCTAATCCCGGGGGGTGGCGGAAACGTCGGGTTGTATACAAAACACTTGAAAGGTTTGCCGAACGGCGTAGAAGTCGACTATCAAAATATCGCAAATAAAGTATTTGAAACGATTGCGATGGCAAAAGTTTCAACTTCCGCAGATGAAGCTAGAGATAACAACTTCATGAATTTCGCGGATGGAATAAGCGTAAACGCTGACCATCAATTACATGATGCGAAACAAGTCGCACTTTCATTATATGAAAATGGCTATCAAGCACCTAAACGCGAGAAAATCCCGGTCACTGGAGATTCTGGTTATGCGACACTACTTCTCGGGGCAGAAGCAATGTTCTTGTCGGGGTATATTAGCGAACATGACTTGAAAATCGCGAAGAAATTAGCGTTTGTTCTAGCAGGTGGCAAAGTGCCGTT
- a CDS encoding C39 family peptidase — MKTVLDITGKSQYEKDIDERFRPSACGPVTAHVILRYHFPHHMHAVNELYRLLGSTKIGLFTWRFIRNMKKLLGEAWIVEKCSVNEVIHEIDNGRPVAAKFDKWFTLRWRGKFAFDYHWVPVVGYEKNGNELLLIVHDNGGRNRTSQLRTISYKKNKSILTFVKIKRSH; from the coding sequence ATGAAAACGGTACTTGATATAACTGGTAAATCACAATATGAAAAAGATATTGATGAACGGTTTCGCCCTTCTGCATGCGGTCCGGTAACCGCTCATGTGATTCTAAGGTATCATTTTCCACATCATATGCATGCAGTGAATGAACTGTACCGATTGCTAGGCAGTACAAAAATCGGTTTATTTACTTGGCGTTTCATCCGGAATATGAAGAAACTTCTAGGCGAGGCGTGGATCGTTGAAAAGTGTTCAGTTAACGAGGTCATTCATGAAATTGATAACGGGCGTCCCGTAGCTGCCAAGTTTGATAAATGGTTTACTTTAAGGTGGCGGGGTAAATTTGCTTTTGATTATCATTGGGTACCAGTTGTTGGCTATGAAAAAAATGGGAATGAACTACTTCTCATCGTTCATGATAATGGCGGTAGAAATCGGACAAGTCAATTGCGAACGATTTCATATAAGAAAAACAAATCTATTTTGACGTTTGTAAAGATAAAAAGAAGCCACTAA
- a CDS encoding 5'-3' exonuclease produces MTTEEKPHILIVDGMALLFRSFFATSAMGHFFPNAAGVPTNGVQGFARHSLTAMSLFNPTHMAVCWDMGAHTFRNDLYDGYKANRPAPPEELVPQFDMARSVSELIGWKSYGEPGMEADDLIGSMVSNWEGKADITIVSGDRDLLQLLRPGVKVALIKKGYSEYDIYTDERFIEEYGITPFQYIDKKAFTGDSADGYPGVKGIGPKTALTLLKQYGSIEGILEALDELTPARRKRIEEGIEMLHLSRKLAEIHCDLDVNCQIEDLTLPIYDAEKRSLFEKEGYTMIMRHADSLFS; encoded by the coding sequence TTGACTACAGAAGAAAAACCACATATTTTAATCGTTGACGGCATGGCATTATTATTTAGATCCTTTTTTGCGACATCCGCAATGGGGCATTTTTTCCCGAATGCAGCTGGCGTTCCTACGAATGGCGTTCAAGGATTTGCACGTCATTCATTGACAGCGATGTCCCTATTCAACCCAACCCATATGGCAGTTTGTTGGGATATGGGCGCACACACATTTCGAAATGACTTGTACGACGGTTATAAAGCGAATCGTCCCGCGCCACCCGAAGAACTCGTTCCGCAATTTGACATGGCTAGAAGCGTTTCAGAACTAATCGGATGGAAAAGTTACGGAGAACCAGGGATGGAAGCCGACGATCTAATCGGTTCTATGGTAAGCAATTGGGAAGGCAAAGCCGACATCACAATCGTGTCAGGCGACAGAGATCTCCTGCAATTATTGCGCCCAGGCGTTAAAGTAGCCCTCATTAAAAAAGGATATAGCGAGTACGACATCTACACAGACGAAAGATTCATCGAAGAGTACGGCATTACGCCATTTCAATACATCGATAAAAAAGCGTTCACAGGTGACTCGGCCGACGGATACCCAGGTGTCAAAGGCATTGGGCCAAAAACAGCTTTGACATTACTGAAACAATATGGCTCCATTGAAGGTATTCTAGAGGCTCTAGACGAACTAACCCCAGCAAGACGCAAACGTATCGAAGAAGGCATTGAAATGCTTCACTTATCAAGAAAGCTTGCTGAAATTCACTGCGACTTAGATGTAAACTGTCAAATTGAAGACCTAACACTACCGATTTATGATGCAGAAAAGAGAAGCCTCTTTGAAAAAGAAGGCTATACAATGATCATGCGCCATGCCGATTCATTATTTTCATAA
- the hutI gene encoding imidazolonepropionase, which translates to MKSIVWIKHASQLATLTQSLEGPRIKDAMNDLSIIEDGSIWIEDGVIKAVGTTEELEAKYKDRAHEADITDATGHLVTPGLVDPHTHVAYGGSREREFEMRLEGATYMDIMNAGGGIHATTRMTREATEDELVEQSKKRLDSFLHHGVTTVEGKSGYGLDLENELKQLRVMKRLQNEHPIDLVPTFMGAHAVPTDYKGREEEFVDLIINEMLPAVADEKLAVFNDVFCEVGVFTPEQSERILGAGKKLGLIPKIHADEIEPYGGAELAAKVGAISAEHLLKASDDGIKAMAEAGTIACLLPATALFLREEAAQGRKMIDEGVPVAISTDCNPGSSPTTSMPLVMNLACISMRLTPAEALTAATYNAACAIQMENNTGSLEVGKQGDVVLWSISNYQELQYLFGVNHVQTVWKKGVKVVGK; encoded by the coding sequence ATGAAATCAATTGTTTGGATAAAACACGCATCACAACTCGCAACACTCACTCAAAGCTTAGAAGGGCCGAGAATTAAAGACGCGATGAATGACTTATCAATCATCGAAGACGGTAGTATTTGGATAGAAGATGGGGTAATAAAAGCAGTTGGAACAACAGAGGAACTTGAAGCTAAATACAAAGATCGTGCGCACGAAGCCGACATTACAGACGCAACCGGACATCTCGTCACACCGGGACTGGTCGACCCACATACACATGTCGCGTACGGGGGGAGTCGCGAACGTGAATTCGAAATGCGGCTAGAAGGCGCAACCTATATGGACATCATGAATGCTGGCGGCGGAATTCATGCAACGACTCGAATGACGCGGGAAGCGACAGAAGATGAACTTGTCGAGCAATCTAAGAAGCGACTCGATTCATTTTTACATCACGGTGTAACGACAGTTGAAGGGAAAAGCGGATACGGACTGGATTTGGAGAATGAACTCAAACAGCTTCGTGTCATGAAACGACTTCAAAACGAGCACCCGATAGATCTCGTTCCAACGTTTATGGGCGCGCATGCTGTTCCCACAGATTATAAGGGGCGCGAAGAAGAATTTGTCGACCTCATTATCAACGAAATGCTGCCAGCCGTTGCGGATGAAAAACTCGCCGTCTTCAATGACGTCTTTTGCGAAGTTGGTGTATTTACACCTGAGCAATCGGAACGTATTTTAGGAGCGGGGAAAAAGCTCGGTTTAATACCTAAAATTCACGCGGATGAAATTGAACCATATGGCGGTGCAGAACTAGCTGCAAAAGTAGGCGCGATTTCGGCAGAGCATTTATTGAAAGCATCCGATGATGGCATAAAAGCAATGGCTGAAGCCGGAACAATCGCTTGTTTATTACCAGCAACGGCTTTATTCCTCCGAGAAGAAGCGGCACAGGGGCGTAAAATGATTGACGAAGGGGTACCTGTCGCAATTTCAACAGACTGTAACCCAGGATCATCCCCAACAACATCCATGCCGCTTGTCATGAATTTGGCCTGTATTTCAATGCGACTCACGCCAGCCGAAGCTTTAACAGCGGCGACTTATAACGCAGCATGCGCAATACAAATGGAAAATAACACTGGCTCGCTTGAAGTTGGAAAGCAAGGCGATGTCGTGCTTTGGAGTATTTCAAATTACCAAGAACTGCAATACTTATTCGGCGTCAATCATGTGCAAACCGTCTGGAAAAAAGGCGTAAAAGTTGTTGGCAAATGA
- a CDS encoding NUDIX hydrolase, whose translation MIDAVFKTDVAVFNYRVAGIWILDQHVLLHKNVNDEHWALPGGRVKITEESKTGLRREFQEELNLNVKVKRLIWTTENFFNYDGKSFHEIAFYYQVTSNNDYELKSGEFYGTEEDKPLVYKWVPIAKLDEILLQPEFLKNGIKNIPIHPEHIIIK comes from the coding sequence ATGATAGATGCGGTATTTAAAACGGATGTAGCAGTATTTAATTATCGTGTGGCGGGAATTTGGATACTAGATCAACATGTTCTTTTACATAAAAACGTAAATGATGAACATTGGGCCCTTCCGGGTGGAAGAGTTAAAATAACGGAGGAGTCAAAAACAGGCTTACGTAGGGAGTTTCAAGAGGAACTGAATTTAAACGTAAAAGTAAAAAGATTAATTTGGACAACCGAAAATTTCTTTAATTATGATGGTAAGTCCTTTCATGAAATAGCATTCTATTATCAAGTCACATCGAATAATGATTACGAATTAAAATCAGGAGAATTTTATGGGACTGAAGAGGACAAGCCCCTTGTATATAAGTGGGTGCCTATAGCGAAACTTGATGAAATTCTTTTGCAACCTGAATTTTTAAAAAATGGAATAAAAAATATTCCAATACATCCAGAACACATCATAATAAAATAG